The sequence GTATGACCTTAAGATAAAAAGGGAAATAATTATTCCTATAAGGCATCACCTGATGACAAAAGGGAAAAAACAACCCGAATCCTTGAAAATAATAATCTCTCATCCTCAGGCCGCGTTCCAGTGCCGGAGATATCTTGAAGAAAAGATTCCCCATGCCAGATTCAGGGAGGCTTCCAGCACTGCTCAAGCTGCTTTTATTGTAGCAAACCGACAGGGGCCCATCGGTGCTATAGCAGGAGAAAGGGCAGCTATTGTATATAATCTGGAAATAATCGAGAAGGATATTCAAATGGTTGAAAACAACTATACCCGGTTCATAGTTGTTGCAAAAGAGGATAACGGTATAATTACGGGTAATGATAAGACGTCTATTGTTTTTTCAGTAGATAATAAACCCGGATGCCTTTACCGGGTGCTTCAGGAATTTGCAGAAAGGGGATTAAATCTTACAAAGATCGAGTCAAGGCCTTCCAGGAGGACTTTAGGGGAATATATTTTCTGGGTTGATGTGGATGGTCACAGGGAGGAAAGGAAAATAAAGGACGCCATTGAAAGTATTAAAGGGAAATCTCAGATTTTAAAGGTAATGGGGTCATATCCGGTAGACCTGTCATTTAAATGATTGAGAATTAATTTTGATTCTAGTGCAAAAAGATTATTTTTCGTGATTTGATTCTGAATATAAAATATTGCAAATTTGTTTAAAAAATCTTATCCTAGCAGTTGAATCAATTTTTTTAAAAAATTTAATAACAAGCTCTTGACATAGAGGTCTTGCGGTATTATAATAAATTTCAAATCCAATCCAAAAGTCAAAAGTGATGACGGAAAGAAGTAACCTTTTTAGTCTACAAAGAGAGCCGGTGGTTGGTGTAAACCGGTTAGACGAAAGGTGAAATACATTCCTGAACTGCAGGCTGAACGGTAGGTTTACCCTGTAGGCTGTGCCGTAATTTACGTTATAAAGCAGAGTGGATTTATCCTTGGATAAATCAACTTGGGTGGTACCGCGGATTAGACCTCGCCCCATACGGGCGGGGTTTTTGGTTCCATACGGTTGTATTATCTCCGGGATAAATCAACTAGGGTGGTACCGCGAGATCTCGTCCCTAAAGGACGGGATTTTTGATTTTCAAAAATTCTACTGGAGGTGTAGTTGAGAATGATAGTTGTAATGAGAGAGGATGCTACACAGGAAGACATTGAACGGATATCTGAATTTATCAGGGGTTTGGGTTTAGATGTCCATATCTCGAAGGGGGCTGAAAGGACAATAATCGGTATTATCGGGGATAGGAGGATTGTGGCGGATAAGCCTATTGAAATGATGAATGGAGTTGAAAAGACAATTCTCATAGCTGAACCATATAAACTGGCCAGCAGGTCCTTTAAACCGGAACCTACAATTGTAAAAGTTGGGGATGTGGAAATCGGCGGTGAAGAGATTGTGTTGATAGCAGGTCCCTGTGCTGTTGAGAGCCGGGAACAGGTATTTCAGACGGCAGAAGCCGTTAAAAAGGGCGGAGGCAAAATTCTAAGGGGTGGAGCTTTTAAACCGAGGACATCTCCTTATTCCTTCCAGGGCCTAGGAGAGGAAGGCCTTAAAATCCTCGCTGAAGCCAGGGAAAGGACCGGGCTTCGAATAGTAACTGAAGTTATGCGGACAGATCATATTGATGTTGTTGCCGAATATGCCGATATTCTCCAGATAGGAGCAAGAAATATGCAGAACTTCCATTTATTAAAAGAAGCCGGTAAAACCAAAAAACCGGTAATGTTGAAAAGGGGTTTATCGGCCACTATTGAGGAATGGTTGAATGCTGCGGAATATATAATGAATGAAGGGAACTTCAATGTAATTCTGTGTGAAAGAGGTATAAGGACCTTTGAAACCCAGACCAGAAACACCCTTGACCTGAGTGCTGTTCCACTTATCAAGAGATTAAGCCATCTCCCGATAATTGTAGATCCTAGCCATGGCACCGGGAAATGGAGGCTGGTAGCTCCTATGTCAAGGGCGGCTATAGCTGCCGGCGCGGATGGGCTCATGATTGAAGTTCACCCGAATCCTAAAGAAGCATGCTCTGACGGGCCTCAATCCTTAAATTTAGAAAATTTCTTTGAACTTACATGGGAAATTAAGAAGATTGCTGAAATAATGGGGAGAAGATTCGATGGTGAGAATTGAAAACATAAGTATTATTGGCCTCGGTATTATAGGCGGATCTCTGGCTAAAGCTATAACCAAAAGAGGGTTATCGAAAAAGGTAACCGGCATCGATATTGATGAAAAAATAGTCAAAAAAGCCTTAGAGGAAAAGGTTATTGACAGAGGCAGTATTAATCTGGAAACTGTAAAAGGTTCGGATTTGATATTCATTTGCACGTATGTAATGAATATCCCTAAGATACTGCAGGAGATTTCACCCTATCTTAAACAGAACAGTATTGTCACAGATGTGGGAAGCACAAAAGAAATGGTCATGGCCAGGGCAAGGGATTTCCTCCCTAAAGGGGCATATTTTGTAGGTGGTCATCCGATGGCGGGAAGTGAACAATCGGGGTTTCTATTCTCACGGCAGGATATGTTTGATAAAATGCCTTATATTATCACCCCCTATAATGATACACCGAAAGTGGTCATTGAAGCTCTAAAAGACATAATAGAAGGGATAGGAGCAAAAGTCGTTATAATGTCTCCGGAACAACACGATTATGTTGTCGGGCTTGTAAGCCATATACCACAAATTATGGCATCGGCTATTGTAAACTTTACGAAAGAAGTTGAAGGATGCGATAGGGTGATAGGGAAGGGTTACTTGGATTTTACCCGGATAGTTTCTTCAAATCCCCGAATGTGGAAAGACATCCTTCTATCCAATAAAGGGAATATCCTTGAACTATTAGCCAGGTTAAGAAATAGGTTGGAAACCCTGGAAGAACTAATCGAAACAGGTGATGAACAGGGGATTAAGGAGTTTTTTTGTAAAGCCAGGTCCTACAGGGAGGGATTACAGTGATCATCCACAATTGTGAACAAAAAATTATAAAGGGAGAATTACAGGTTCCCGGTGATAAATCTATCTCTCACAGAGCCGTTATGCTGGGTTCTATTGCAAATGGGACCACAGTAGTAAAGGGGTTTTTAATGGGAGACGACTGTCTTAATACTATCGCCTGTTTTAAAGAAATGGGAATAGATATAGAGGTGGGAGATGATAACAGGGTTATAATACATGGAAAAGGCCTTAAAGGACTAAAGGCACCGGCAGGCCCCCTGTATGTAGGTAATTCGGGGACTACCATCCGCCTTCTTTCAGGGATTTTGGCAGGGCAGCCCTTTAAAGTAACTATTACCGGAGACCAATCCATTAAAAGGAGGCCTATGGGCCGTGTCATTGAACCGCTAAGACTCATGGGAGCCAGGATTTCCGGGGAAGGAGGAGATAATTTCGCTCCCCTTACCATAAAGGGTGGGAAATTAAAGGGAATCACCTATAAAAGCCCTATTGCCAGTGCACAGGTTAAATCAGCTATACTTCTAGCCAGCCTTTATGCAGATGGTCAGACGGTAATTGAAGAACCCTATAAATCACGGGATCATACGGAAACTATGATAAATTACTTCGGGGGAATGGTAAAGGTAGAAGGAAACAAAATAATCAGCAAACCGGTGGACAGGATAGAAGGAAGAGAAATATGGGTGCCCGGGGATATTTCCTCTGCTGCCTTTTTCATAGTTGCTGCTTTGATTTTGGATGGTTCGGAATTGATTATTAGAAATGTAGGCATAAATCCGACCAGAACGGGAATTATCGAGGTATTGCAGGAAATGGGGGGCAGGATAGAGGTGATTAATAAAAGGATGATATGCAATGAACCGGTTGCCGATATCAGGGTATGTTCAAGCCCTTTGAAAGGAACGGTTATAGGCGGCGAAATGGTTCCCAGAATGATTGATGAAATTCCTGTCCTTGCAGTAGCAGCCCTATTTGCTTCCGGGAGGACTTATATAAATGACGCTCATGAGCTCAAGGTAAAAGAGAGCAACAGGCTGACCGCTATTTGTTCCGAACTGAGGAAAATGGGTGGAGGTATTAGGGAAAAGGAAGATGGATTGACTATATACGGAGATAATAAATTAAAATTAAAAGGTGCGGTAGTCGATTCATATAGAGATCACAGGATTGCTATGTCCCTTGCTGTTGCCGCCTTAAAAGCCTGCGGCAAAACGGAAATAATAGGTTTTGATTGTGTAGATATATCCTTCCCAGGGTTCTACGATGTAATGATGAAGGTATTAGATGTTTAAAATCTATAAAAATATCAACTGATGAAAAAGTGGATTCTCCAATAAATTGAGAAGAATGCGGCGCGGCGTCCATTTTCAAATCCCACAGTGCAAAACTGGCCTGAAATAGGATATAATAAAGGTGGAGGTGGTATAGAATATGAAAAGTTACCCTGTAATAATTGAACAGGACGGTGACGGCTATGTTGTGTCTTGTCCTGTTTTTAGGGGATGTTATTCTCAAGGAAGTACGATAGACGAAGCGCTGAAAAACATAAAAGAAGCAATAGAACTTTGCTTGGATGATGAAGAAAATCCGGTTTTACAGTTTTAGAGTCAGTAATGTTGCACAAAAATTTTAAGAAGATATCAAGCATAAAAATGATAAATTATAGTTATTGTTATATTTTTATAGTTATTTTTCTTCTCTACGGTTAAAAGGGCAATCTCTTAAAGGTAGCCCTTTCCACATTTTAACATCAAGTATTCTTTTAGAGTATTATCGGATCATGAGTTAAATCGTCCAAATGATCCGCCTCGCCTGCTATCACCTGCCTTAGGGTTTCTTGAAATATCCTTTCATGGTCTATTTTCCGCCGTCTTTTGGAGCTTCGTTTAGGCTTACGATAAAGCTTCTGGACAAAATAAGGAAACGGTTCCGGCCCACTGTTTCCCGGAAGGGGGCATGCATATAACCACACGGAGTATTGAATATATGATATCCAGGTATGCCTATGATGCCAGACTGGAGAATGTAATACCGCCCGTTTTGAGGCACACTTTCTATAAATCTCTAGTGGACGCCAGGGAGAGTCTAAACAGGGTTACGATGCTTGCCGGCCATGCTGATTTGAACACAACAGTTAAATATACTAGACTTACAAGGAAGGATCTTCAGATCAGTGTTGATAAGCTAGCCTGGGAGTAAATTATGTTGAGATATTCAGAATGAGAAATTCGAAATGACATTAGATTAAACGGACAGCCTAATGATTAAATCGTTTACTGGTCAGGAAGACGGATCTCTTTCAGTTCGTGATGCTGAATACTTGCCTATGGAATATTTCTACGATGCCTGCCTTGAAACAGTAATCGCTTTTATATTGCGACATGCTTTTTGTAAATTACTTCTTGATGCCGGTAAAAGTTTAGATAATGTTGCTTGTTGGCTATTCAGCCAAAATTGAATATCGTTGCCTGCTGTATACGACCCGCCGGTAAGGCCCTCTGAGGGCGCAGAATGTCTGACGTAGTAATGGGGTAGAACCTTGGTTTTCTTGTTAGCAGGATTTGGCTTATTATTGTCGAATTAATTAAGATAACCAAAATTTAAGATTTTTAAGCTGGTGATTATGCTTATTAATAAGACAAAGGTGTTTAGGCCGAAAGTAGGTTCAAAAATATTTGGATTCCTAGGAGCAAATACAAAAATAGAGGTCTAAAAATGAAAGAGATTTTATATGCCGTAACAAAAACGACGGAAGGTGTATTTGTTCAGGCAAAAGATGCGGTTAAGGGGCAGGATTAGTTTTGCCCCGTATGTAATGTTATGGGTGAAGTAAATTATTATGCCTTTTTTACTCTGTCAGATAGAGTAATAACTGGAAACTATGTAGAAAGGGGTAGATATATCCCGAATGGAGACTGAGTTGTTCTCACGTAATCTAAAGGTCAGTATTTAGACCGAAATGACGATAATGACAAAAAGGGTGAACCACTGTGGAAGTCATCAATAACATCGGCAAAACATTGGGTGATGACCTAAAAAAAAACATCGGCAAAAAGGCTAGGCTTTCCATTGCCGCCTCTTGTTTCTCTATTTATGCTTACGAAGCCCTTAAAAAAGAGCTGGCACAAATAGAAGAGCTGCGCTTTATTTTTACCTCCCCTACCTTTATTACTGACAAGCTCAAAAAAGAGAAACGAGAATTTTATATCCCCAAGCTCAACAGGGAAAAAAGCCTCTACGGTACAGAATTTGAAATCCGGCTAAAAAACGAGCTGACGCTAAAGGCCATTGCCAAAGAGTGCAGCCAGTGGATAAAACAAAAGGTAACTTTCAAGTCCAATAATACCAGCTGTACTCTGCAGGGTTTTATCAACGTGGAAAACGGCACGGAAAAAGTGACCTATATGCCTGTAAATGCCTTTACAACTGTGGATCTAGGCTATGAAAAAGGCAATGCTCTTTCTAATATGGTTAATAAATTTACAGATTATCCTATAAGCAAGCATTATTTTGATCTGTTTGAACAGGTATGGCAGGACGAAGAGAAACTTACCGATGTGACGGACCAGGTAATTGAGCATATATCAACTGTTTACAAAGAAAATTCGCCTGAATTTATTTACTTTCTAATTCTTTACAACATTTTTAATGAATTCCTTGAAGACATATCCCAGGATCTGCTTCCTAATGAGGCCACAGGATTTAAGGAAACCGAAATATGGAAACGGCTCTATCATTTTCAAAAAGATGCGGTCATTGGCGGTATTAACAAGCTGGAAAAATACAACGGCTGCATCCTGGCCGACAGCGTAGGCCTGGGTAAAACCTTTACTGCCCTAGGGATCATCAAGTATTACGAACTGCGCAACAAATCTGCCCTGGTACTCTGTCCCAAGAAGTTGGGAGAAAACTGGCTTACCTTCCGGCAAAATGTCACCAACAACATTTTATACCGCGACCGGTTCCGTTACGATGTGCTGTATCACACCGACCTATCCCGGGAAAGCGGTTATTCCAACGGTATCCCCTTAGATCGAATCAACTGGGGCAATTACGATCTTCTGGTTATCGACGAGTCTCACAATTTTAGGAACAACGAAGCCAGAAAAGAAAAGGAGACCCGCTACCAGAAGCTGATACGCAAGGTAATTCAGGCTGGCGTTAAAACCAAAGTTCTCATGCTCTCGGCCACTCCGGTCAACAACCGTTTCAATGACTTAAAGAACCAGCTGGCCTTGGCCTACGAGGGTGATCCGAAAAATATCAATTCCGCCCTTAATACCGAAAAAGGTGTAGAAGAAATATTCCGCCGGGCCCAGACGGCATTTAACAGCTGGTCCAAGTTGCCTATGGTCATGAGAACTACTGAAACCCTGCTGGAAATGCTGGACTTTGACTTTTTTGAACTATTGGACAGCGTTACCATTGCCCGTTCTAGAAAACATATCCAGAAATACTACGATACAAAAGAAATCGGTCCCTTCCCAAAGCGTTTAAAACCCCTTTCTTATTACTGCGATCTCACTAAGCGGCAGGACGTGATAGACTACAACGAGATATTTAGAGAACTTTCCCGCCTAACCCTGGCCCTTTATGCGCCTTTTAATTACATATTACCCAGCAGGATAAGATTTTACGAAGAACAGTACGATACTGTGGTCAGAAGTGGGGGAAGCTTGAAGCAGTTGGACCGGGAGAGAAGCCTGCAAGTCCTGATGCGGATCAATCTGCTCAAAAGGCTGGAAAGCTCCGTAGAAGCTTTCCGGATCACCCTTACCAAGATGCTGGAAAAGATTAATGAAACCATAGACCTTATAGATAGCTATAACGAAACTGCTACTTCCCAGACCTTTGGCCATACTGAATTTGATGCCGTGAACCTGGACGATGATGACTGGCTGGACGAGAATTACAACATAGGCGACAATATCAGGATTAACCTCTCTGATATGGACAGGCTCCGCTGGCGGGAAGACTTGGAGCGGGACCGTAAAGTTTTTGCCAATTTACTGGAAGAGATGAAGAAGATCACACCGGAACACGATGAGAAGCTGGCTACTCTCAAAGAAGTGATTGCTCATAAAATAAACAACCCCATTAATCCGGGTAACAAGAAAATATTAATTTTCACGGCCTTTGCGGATACGGCTGCCTACCTTTATAAGTACATTTCTCCCTATGTAAAAGACGCATTCGGACTGGAAAGTGCCAAAGTAGTGGGCAGCGATGAAAACAAAACTACTATCAAGATAAAAAATGACTTGCATACTATACTGACTTGCTTTTCTCCCCGGTCAAAGGAAAAGCATCTTACCATGCCGGACCTTAAAGGAGAGTTGGATGTTCTAATTGCCACCGACTGTATCTCCGAGGGTCAAAACCTGCAGGACTGTGATTACTTGATCAATTATGATATACACTGGAACCCTGTCAGGATTGTCCAGCGTTTCGGGCGCATCGACAGAATAGGCTCCCGGAACACCGTTATTCAGCTGGTAAACTTCTGGCCCAATATGACTTTGGACGATTATATTAGGCTTAAAGAAAGGGTAGAAAACAGGATGGTTATCATGGATATGACCGCTACCGGGGAGGACAATGTCCTTTCCAACCGGTCCAGTGACCTGGAGTACAGAAAAGAGCAGCTCAAGAAGCTCCAGGAAGAAGCCATTGACTTTGATGAGATAAATTCCGGTGTTTCTATTACCGACCTTGGGTTAAATGATTTTCGTATGGACCTGGTTCAGTATGTAAAAGAAGAAGGCGACCTGAGTAAGGTTCCTCCCGGCCTGCATGCTGTTGTACCTGTCGATATGGAAAAGGGTGCTCCTCCCGGTGTTATCTTCGTCCTGCGCAATGTTAACAGCGAAGTAAACATAAACAACCAAAACAGGCTACATCCCTTTTACCTGGTCTATATTGGCAGCGACGGGCAGGTTGTTGCCAACCACTTGGAGGTAAAAAAGACCCTGGATTTATTAAGGTTATTGTGCAAGGGGCGCAGGGAGCCTGTAGCGGAAGTCTATAAACCTTTTAACCGGGAGACCAGGGACGGCCGCAAAATGGACAGGTATTCCCACCTCCTGGAAGAGGCCATAAAGTCTATTATCGATGTCAAAGAAGAAAGCGACTTGGACAGCCTTTTCAGTGCCGGCGGCACCACGGCTCTTCTGGATACTGTGCGGGGCCTGGAAGACTTTGAACTGATTGCCTTCGTGGTGGTGAGGGAGAAGGATGCCCGTGTTTAATCTGCCGAAAACAACCCTGGTAAATAAAAAAATACCCAAGAACAAATTTTATGAGAGGCTGCAGGCAGGCAAAAGCCTTAAGGAAAAATTTATCCGCCAGGTGGATTATATATTGTGGAAGCACAAGCTTTCCCGGCATACCGTTAACCTTTTCCCGACTAAGGAAATCGAGGAGATACAGGTTTTTGAGATTCACCTGAAACAAAAGAACCTATCCCGGGAAGTTCTGGAAAGCATCGATCGGGCGGTACCTTACCCCATCCTTTTCGCCCTGGTTTACCATGACGAAGTCCAGCTGGCGATCGCCTATAAAAAACGAAGCAAACAGCATGAGGACCGCTTTGTGGTCGATTCATATTATTACTCCCCGTGGCAGAAAATCGAAGATGTATCCCTGGACCTGCTAAAAGGGCTGGATTTGCAGGCCGTTTACGAAAATATCATAAAAAGCTTTATGCCTATCAGCAAGGGCAGTAGTCAGAACCTGGAACAGGCTATTGAAAAACAGAAGGCAGCCGACAGGTTAAAGCGGGAAATTGCCGCCCTGGAGGCTAAAATGCACAAAGAGCGTCAGTTTAACCGTAAGGTAGAATACAACCTGAAGCTGCAGGAGAAAAGAAAGGAACTGGAGAAGTTATTAAAGTAAGGGAGGTTTTGCATAATGGAGAAGCCGTCAACGTTGCAAAATAAAATTCCAACTGGATGTACAGAGATACAGCCAAATGATGTTTTGATCTGCAGACTCTGAGAACCCGTAGGTCGTGCATGCCTTGCTCCGAGACTTGGGGTCCGCTTCCTCGACATAGCCGCAGCGTAGATTGACCGTGCCATTGCCTCTGCCCTCGTTCGCGAGAACCGTACCTGACTGTTCGACGACTTGGTCACCTGCAAGCTGGACGTGCGCTAGGTGGCTGTGCGGCTGTAGGATGAAACTGAGGAGCCCAAACTGCTCGATGATGCGGAGGCGCTGGAAGAAGCTGCGGTGGAAGACAAAGGCGCGATTTTCGATAAAGCTCTGATGAGGAGGTGCAATCATGACATTTGATGATATGCAGATTCTCAAATGTTGCGATGACAAGAAGCCTGTTTATCTCTTAGAGGTTGAGGAACAAGGCGGTCAAGTTTATAAGTTGGCAGACGAAAGTCAGTGTTCCTGGCTAAAGAGCAACGAGACTATTGATACCCCAAAGTTGCGGCAGAGAATTGAACCATGGCTATGTGCCTTGTTCCAATCGGAGCATCTCGCTCTGCTGGTGGGCTCAGGATTGACCCATGCGATTCATTATATGGCGACCGGCAAAGAACCACCGTGGACCAATATACAATGTAAGTTTACTTGCTACCAAAATGAGATTGAGGCCGAGGTAAAGAGGTCTGCCAGTGTCATTGGTCGCGGAGAGGGAAATATCGAGGACTACATTCGCGTGGCAAACGAGTTACTCCGTGGGCTGGAAATCTACAAACCAGGCGACCAAAAGGTGGCACAACTCAGAAAGGATTTAAACCGCGTTCTCGGTGAATTTGCTGAATCGATTCTCAATGGCGAAAGAGGCTTGATCAGTGCAGAACCCGAGAAACGTGAGCAGGCTTTCAACTACCTTGTCAGCTTCTTGATGAGTTTCGCCAGCCGAACCGGTACTCGAGACAGGCTCCATATCTTCACGACCAACTACGACCGCTTCATTGAAGCTGGCGCGGACGCGGCAGGCCTCCGCCTGCTCGACCGCTTCGTGGGTTCACTGGCACCGGTCTTTCGGTCCTCTCGACTCGATGTGGACATGCACTACAACCCGCCTGGAATTAGAGGTGAGCCGCGCTACCTGGAAGGCGTTGCGCGATTCACGAAACTGCACGGTTC is a genomic window of Koleobacter methoxysyntrophicus containing:
- the pheA gene encoding prephenate dehydratase, with the protein product MRINMRKIGYLGPEGTFCQEAYYRLNEETLWGKGVIYPTIHNIIKGVAVGEIEEGIVPIENSIEGSVNLTIDLLIHQYDLKIKREIIIPIRHHLMTKGKKQPESLKIIISHPQAAFQCRRYLEEKIPHARFREASSTAQAAFIVANRQGPIGAIAGERAAIVYNLEIIEKDIQMVENNYTRFIVVAKEDNGIITGNDKTSIVFSVDNKPGCLYRVLQEFAERGLNLTKIESRPSRRTLGEYIFWVDVDGHREERKIKDAIESIKGKSQILKVMGSYPVDLSFK
- the aroA gene encoding 3-phosphoshikimate 1-carboxyvinyltransferase; amino-acid sequence: MIIHNCEQKIIKGELQVPGDKSISHRAVMLGSIANGTTVVKGFLMGDDCLNTIACFKEMGIDIEVGDDNRVIIHGKGLKGLKAPAGPLYVGNSGTTIRLLSGILAGQPFKVTITGDQSIKRRPMGRVIEPLRLMGARISGEGGDNFAPLTIKGGKLKGITYKSPIASAQVKSAILLASLYADGQTVIEEPYKSRDHTETMINYFGGMVKVEGNKIISKPVDRIEGREIWVPGDISSAAFFIVAALILDGSELIIRNVGINPTRTGIIEVLQEMGGRIEVINKRMICNEPVADIRVCSSPLKGTVIGGEMVPRMIDEIPVLAVAALFASGRTYINDAHELKVKESNRLTAICSELRKMGGGIREKEDGLTIYGDNKLKLKGAVVDSYRDHRIAMSLAVAALKACGKTEIIGFDCVDISFPGFYDVMMKVLDV
- a CDS encoding type II toxin-antitoxin system HicB family antitoxin, producing the protein MKSYPVIIEQDGDGYVVSCPVFRGCYSQGSTIDEALKNIKEAIELCLDDEENPVLQF
- a CDS encoding SIR2 family protein, with product MTFDDMQILKCCDDKKPVYLLEVEEQGGQVYKLADESQCSWLKSNETIDTPKLRQRIEPWLCALFQSEHLALLVGSGLTHAIHYMATGKEPPWTNIQCKFTCYQNEIEAEVKRSASVIGRGEGNIEDYIRVANELLRGLEIYKPGDQKVAQLRKDLNRVLGEFAESILNGERGLISAEPEKREQAFNYLVSFLMSFASRTGTRDRLHIFTTNYDRFIEAGADAAGLRLLDRFVGSLAPVFRSSRLDVDMHYNPPGIRGEPRYLEGVARFTKLHGSLDWVDLEGSIRRIAIPFGAKDMNPYLSALGLLGVEAMQLMIYPNAAKDRETAAYPYVELFRDFAAAVCRPNSTLVTFGYSFGDEHINRVIEDMLTIPSAHLVVMSYSDPLGRIMKTYERLGRHAQITLLIGNHFGDLQSLVDNYLPKPAIDRTTFRMAELLRNRWVTDHIQPTVDSNMPHGEGGGMP
- the aroF gene encoding 3-deoxy-7-phosphoheptulonate synthase, with translation MIVVMREDATQEDIERISEFIRGLGLDVHISKGAERTIIGIIGDRRIVADKPIEMMNGVEKTILIAEPYKLASRSFKPEPTIVKVGDVEIGGEEIVLIAGPCAVESREQVFQTAEAVKKGGGKILRGGAFKPRTSPYSFQGLGEEGLKILAEARERTGLRIVTEVMRTDHIDVVAEYADILQIGARNMQNFHLLKEAGKTKKPVMLKRGLSATIEEWLNAAEYIMNEGNFNVILCERGIRTFETQTRNTLDLSAVPLIKRLSHLPIIVDPSHGTGKWRLVAPMSRAAIAAGADGLMIEVHPNPKEACSDGPQSLNLENFFELTWEIKKIAEIMGRRFDGEN
- a CDS encoding DUF4391 domain-containing protein; amino-acid sequence: MPVFNLPKTTLVNKKIPKNKFYERLQAGKSLKEKFIRQVDYILWKHKLSRHTVNLFPTKEIEEIQVFEIHLKQKNLSREVLESIDRAVPYPILFALVYHDEVQLAIAYKKRSKQHEDRFVVDSYYYSPWQKIEDVSLDLLKGLDLQAVYENIIKSFMPISKGSSQNLEQAIEKQKAADRLKREIAALEAKMHKERQFNRKVEYNLKLQEKRKELEKLLK
- a CDS encoding helicase-related protein, which translates into the protein MEVINNIGKTLGDDLKKNIGKKARLSIAASCFSIYAYEALKKELAQIEELRFIFTSPTFITDKLKKEKREFYIPKLNREKSLYGTEFEIRLKNELTLKAIAKECSQWIKQKVTFKSNNTSCTLQGFINVENGTEKVTYMPVNAFTTVDLGYEKGNALSNMVNKFTDYPISKHYFDLFEQVWQDEEKLTDVTDQVIEHISTVYKENSPEFIYFLILYNIFNEFLEDISQDLLPNEATGFKETEIWKRLYHFQKDAVIGGINKLEKYNGCILADSVGLGKTFTALGIIKYYELRNKSALVLCPKKLGENWLTFRQNVTNNILYRDRFRYDVLYHTDLSRESGYSNGIPLDRINWGNYDLLVIDESHNFRNNEARKEKETRYQKLIRKVIQAGVKTKVLMLSATPVNNRFNDLKNQLALAYEGDPKNINSALNTEKGVEEIFRRAQTAFNSWSKLPMVMRTTETLLEMLDFDFFELLDSVTIARSRKHIQKYYDTKEIGPFPKRLKPLSYYCDLTKRQDVIDYNEIFRELSRLTLALYAPFNYILPSRIRFYEEQYDTVVRSGGSLKQLDRERSLQVLMRINLLKRLESSVEAFRITLTKMLEKINETIDLIDSYNETATSQTFGHTEFDAVNLDDDDWLDENYNIGDNIRINLSDMDRLRWREDLERDRKVFANLLEEMKKITPEHDEKLATLKEVIAHKINNPINPGNKKILIFTAFADTAAYLYKYISPYVKDAFGLESAKVVGSDENKTTIKIKNDLHTILTCFSPRSKEKHLTMPDLKGELDVLIATDCISEGQNLQDCDYLINYDIHWNPVRIVQRFGRIDRIGSRNTVIQLVNFWPNMTLDDYIRLKERVENRMVIMDMTATGEDNVLSNRSSDLEYRKEQLKKLQEEAIDFDEINSGVSITDLGLNDFRMDLVQYVKEEGDLSKVPPGLHAVVPVDMEKGAPPGVIFVLRNVNSEVNINNQNRLHPFYLVYIGSDGQVVANHLEVKKTLDLLRLLCKGRREPVAEVYKPFNRETRDGRKMDRYSHLLEEAIKSIIDVKEESDLDSLFSAGGTTALLDTVRGLEDFELIAFVVVREKDARV
- a CDS encoding prephenate dehydrogenase, with amino-acid sequence MVRIENISIIGLGIIGGSLAKAITKRGLSKKVTGIDIDEKIVKKALEEKVIDRGSINLETVKGSDLIFICTYVMNIPKILQEISPYLKQNSIVTDVGSTKEMVMARARDFLPKGAYFVGGHPMAGSEQSGFLFSRQDMFDKMPYIITPYNDTPKVVIEALKDIIEGIGAKVVIMSPEQHDYVVGLVSHIPQIMASAIVNFTKEVEGCDRVIGKGYLDFTRIVSSNPRMWKDILLSNKGNILELLARLRNRLETLEELIETGDEQGIKEFFCKARSYREGLQ